Proteins co-encoded in one Medicago truncatula cultivar Jemalong A17 chromosome 8, MtrunA17r5.0-ANR, whole genome shotgun sequence genomic window:
- the LOC25500764 gene encoding probable LRR receptor-like serine/threonine-protein kinase At1g05700 isoform X1 produces MKQTMMRMLLHFRSILLGVLTILVLIQAQDQSGFISIDCGLPQHLSYIHESTYINYISDTKFIDTGVSKRIQFKDDIQQQLEYVRSFPSGVRNCYRINVTSGIQYLIRVSFYYGNYDNLNETPQFDLHFGPNVWDTVTFSSNDLGFAFKEIIYTPSQDYIQPCLVNTGKGIPFISAIELRTLNNNTYTTHSAKSVLSLSGRFHMVSKSIENLQYRYKDDVFDRIWYSQLYNKNVARLNTTLHSDDLHQNDFEPPAIVMSSALTPVNASDPLELYWNADNGNDQYYLYMHFNEVENLAPNETRAFNIRVSDTFWHGPVIPIYRKVKTIYSTTPLTGGTRYPISLFKIENSTLPPIVNAIEIYKVKDFSQPETKQDDVDTITNIKNAYGMARNWNGDPCGPVKYMWEGLNCSIDGNNIQRITSLNLSSSGLTGQIAPSISKLTMLQYLDLSNNSLKGSLPDFLMQLRSLKVLNVGKNKLTGLVPSGLLERSKTGSLSLSVDDNPELCTTESCKKKNIVVPLVTLFSTLIVILLISLGFWIYRRQKATWSKSKKKDSMKSKHQTFSYTEILNITDNLKTIIGEGGFGKVYIGILQDQTQVAVKFLSKSSKQGYKEFQSEAQLLTIVHHRSLVSLVGYCDEGEVKALIYEYMANGNLLQHLFDGNTNILKWNERLKIAVDAAHGLEYLHDGCKPPIMHRDLKPANILLDENMHAKIADFGLSRAFGNDIDSHISTRPAGTPGYIDPKYQRTGNTNKKNDIYSFGIILFELITGRKAVARASDEYIHILQWVIPIVEGGDIQNVVDPKLEGEFNINSAWKAVEIAMSCTSSNEVERPDISQILAELKECLSLEMVQRNNVSTRARDELVSIATISETTILAR; encoded by the exons ATGAAACAAACAATGATGAGAATGTTACTGCATTTTCGTTCCATATTGCTTGGCGTTCTTACTATTTTGGTTTTGATACAAGCTCAGGATCAATcag GATTCATTAGCATAGATTGTGGTCTACCTCAACATTTGAGCTATATTCATGAGAGCACATACATAAATTACATTTCAGATACCAAATTCATAGATACAGGTGTAAGCAAGAGGATACAATTTAAAGATGATATTCAACAGCAACTAGAATATGTGAGGAGCTTTCCTAGTGGAGTGAGAAATTGTTACAGAATAAATGTTACAAGTGGTATTCAATATTTAATCAGAGTTTCTTTCTATTATGGAAACTATGATAATCTAAATGAAACACCACAGTTTGATCTTCATTTTGGACCTAATGTGTGGGATACAGTGACGTTCTCCTCCAATGATTTAGGGTTCGCATTCAAGGAGATCATATACACTCCATCACAAGATTACATACAACCATGTCTTGTTAACACAGGCAAAGGGATTCCATTCATTTCAGCTATAGAATTGAGGACTTTGAACAATAATACTTATACCACACACTCAGCTAAATCAGTATTATCACTCTCTGGACGATTTCACATGGTTTCCAAATCCATCGAAAACTTACAATATCG GTACAAAGATGATGTTTTTGACCGCATCTGGTATTCTCAACTATACAATAAAAATGTGGCACGATTAAACACCACCCTTCACAGTGATGATCTACATCAGAATGATTTTGAACCACCAGCAATTGTGATGAGCAGTGCTCTTACACCAGTAAATGCCAGTGACCCTTTAGAATTGTATTGGAATGCAGATAATGGAAATGACCAATACTACCTCTACATGCACTTTAATGAGGTTGAAAATCTGGCACCAAATGAAACTAGAGCGTTCAACATCAGAGTGAGTGACACGTTTTGGCATGGACCTGTGATACCTATATACCGGAAAGTAAAAACCATATATAGTACAACACCTTTAACTGGAGGCACACGCTATCCAATTTCCCTTTTCAAGATAGAGAATTCAACCCTTCCACCAATCGTCAATGCCATTGAAATTTATAAAGTAAAAGACTTCTCACAGCCAGAAACTAAACAAGATGATG TTGATACTATCACAAACATCAAGAATGCTTATGGGATGGCTAGAAATTGGAATGGAGATCCATGTGGTCCAGTGAAGTATATGTGGGAAGGCCTAAACTGTAGTATTGATGGCAATAACATTCAAAGAATCACATCTTT GAATTTGTCTTCAAGTGGATTGACTGGTCAGATAGCACCTTCCATATCAAAGCTCACTATGTTACAGTATTT GGATTTATCAAACAATAGTTTAAAGGGTTCCTTACCTGATTTTCTGATGCAACTGCGGTCACTAAAAGTCTT AAATGTGGGGAAGAACAAACTTACAGGGTTAGTTCCAAGTGGACTCCTTGAGAGATCAAAAACAGGTTCACTATCGTTGAG TGTGGATGATAATCCTGAACTTTGTACGACGGAATCCTGCAAAAAGAAGAACATTGTTGTACCACTTGTTACATTGTTTTCAACATTAATTGTAATCCTTTTGATTTCTCTTGGATTTTGGATATATAGAAGACAAAAAG CTACATGGTCAAAATCTAAGAAAAAGGATTCAATGAAATCAAAGCATCAAACATTCAGTTACACTGAAATTCTCAATATTACTGATAACCTCAAAACTATTATTGGAGAAGGAGGATTTGGAAAAGTTTACATTGGCATTTTACAAGATCAGACCCAAGTAGCtgtaaaatttctttcaaaatcatcaaaGCAAGGTTATAAGGAATTTCAATCTGAG GCACAACTTCTAACGATTGTTCATCATAGAAGTTTGGTCTCTCTCGTTGGATATTGTGATGAAGGTGAAGTTAAAGCATTGATCTATGAATACATGGCTAATGGAAATCTCCTACAACACTTATTTG ATGGTAATACAAATATCTTGAAATGGAATGAGAGACTCAAAATTGCGGTTGATGCAGCACATG GATTGGAATATCTACATGATGGATGTAAACCACCGATTATGCATAGGGATTTGAAGCCTGCCAACATATTACTAGACGAGAATATGCATGCCAAGATAGCTGATTTTGGCCTAAGTAGAGCTTTTGGTAACGATATTGATTCTCATATATCCACCCGACCTGCTGGTACACCAGGTTATATTGATCCTAA ATATCAGAGAACaggaaacacaaataaaaaaaatgatatctaCAGCtttggaattattttatttgagttgATCACCGGTCGAAAAGCAGTAGCAAGAGCATCTGATGAATACATTCACATACTTCAATGGGTTATTCCCATAGTTGAAGGAGGAGATattcaaaatgttgttgatcCAAAGTTGGAGGGTGAATTTAACATCAATTCAGCATGGAAAGCTGTAGAGATTGCCATGTCATGCACATCATCAAATGAAGTTGAAAGACCAGACATTAGCCAAATATTGGCAGAGCTAAAGGAATGTCTATCTTTGGAGATGGTTCAGAGAAATAATGTAAGCACGAGAGCTAGAGATGAATTGGTTTCTATAGCTACTATATCAGAAACCACTATTTTAGCTAGATAA
- the LOC25500764 gene encoding probable LRR receptor-like serine/threonine-protein kinase At1g05700 isoform X2 yields the protein MKQTMMRMLLHFRSILLGVLTILVLIQAQDQSDTKFIDTGVSKRIQFKDDIQQQLEYVRSFPSGVRNCYRINVTSGIQYLIRVSFYYGNYDNLNETPQFDLHFGPNVWDTVTFSSNDLGFAFKEIIYTPSQDYIQPCLVNTGKGIPFISAIELRTLNNNTYTTHSAKSVLSLSGRFHMVSKSIENLQYRYKDDVFDRIWYSQLYNKNVARLNTTLHSDDLHQNDFEPPAIVMSSALTPVNASDPLELYWNADNGNDQYYLYMHFNEVENLAPNETRAFNIRVSDTFWHGPVIPIYRKVKTIYSTTPLTGGTRYPISLFKIENSTLPPIVNAIEIYKVKDFSQPETKQDDVDTITNIKNAYGMARNWNGDPCGPVKYMWEGLNCSIDGNNIQRITSLNLSSSGLTGQIAPSISKLTMLQYLDLSNNSLKGSLPDFLMQLRSLKVLNVGKNKLTGLVPSGLLERSKTGSLSLSVDDNPELCTTESCKKKNIVVPLVTLFSTLIVILLISLGFWIYRRQKATWSKSKKKDSMKSKHQTFSYTEILNITDNLKTIIGEGGFGKVYIGILQDQTQVAVKFLSKSSKQGYKEFQSEAQLLTIVHHRSLVSLVGYCDEGEVKALIYEYMANGNLLQHLFDGNTNILKWNERLKIAVDAAHGLEYLHDGCKPPIMHRDLKPANILLDENMHAKIADFGLSRAFGNDIDSHISTRPAGTPGYIDPKYQRTGNTNKKNDIYSFGIILFELITGRKAVARASDEYIHILQWVIPIVEGGDIQNVVDPKLEGEFNINSAWKAVEIAMSCTSSNEVERPDISQILAELKECLSLEMVQRNNVSTRARDELVSIATISETTILAR from the exons ATGAAACAAACAATGATGAGAATGTTACTGCATTTTCGTTCCATATTGCTTGGCGTTCTTACTATTTTGGTTTTGATACAAGCTCAGGATCAATcag ATACCAAATTCATAGATACAGGTGTAAGCAAGAGGATACAATTTAAAGATGATATTCAACAGCAACTAGAATATGTGAGGAGCTTTCCTAGTGGAGTGAGAAATTGTTACAGAATAAATGTTACAAGTGGTATTCAATATTTAATCAGAGTTTCTTTCTATTATGGAAACTATGATAATCTAAATGAAACACCACAGTTTGATCTTCATTTTGGACCTAATGTGTGGGATACAGTGACGTTCTCCTCCAATGATTTAGGGTTCGCATTCAAGGAGATCATATACACTCCATCACAAGATTACATACAACCATGTCTTGTTAACACAGGCAAAGGGATTCCATTCATTTCAGCTATAGAATTGAGGACTTTGAACAATAATACTTATACCACACACTCAGCTAAATCAGTATTATCACTCTCTGGACGATTTCACATGGTTTCCAAATCCATCGAAAACTTACAATATCG GTACAAAGATGATGTTTTTGACCGCATCTGGTATTCTCAACTATACAATAAAAATGTGGCACGATTAAACACCACCCTTCACAGTGATGATCTACATCAGAATGATTTTGAACCACCAGCAATTGTGATGAGCAGTGCTCTTACACCAGTAAATGCCAGTGACCCTTTAGAATTGTATTGGAATGCAGATAATGGAAATGACCAATACTACCTCTACATGCACTTTAATGAGGTTGAAAATCTGGCACCAAATGAAACTAGAGCGTTCAACATCAGAGTGAGTGACACGTTTTGGCATGGACCTGTGATACCTATATACCGGAAAGTAAAAACCATATATAGTACAACACCTTTAACTGGAGGCACACGCTATCCAATTTCCCTTTTCAAGATAGAGAATTCAACCCTTCCACCAATCGTCAATGCCATTGAAATTTATAAAGTAAAAGACTTCTCACAGCCAGAAACTAAACAAGATGATG TTGATACTATCACAAACATCAAGAATGCTTATGGGATGGCTAGAAATTGGAATGGAGATCCATGTGGTCCAGTGAAGTATATGTGGGAAGGCCTAAACTGTAGTATTGATGGCAATAACATTCAAAGAATCACATCTTT GAATTTGTCTTCAAGTGGATTGACTGGTCAGATAGCACCTTCCATATCAAAGCTCACTATGTTACAGTATTT GGATTTATCAAACAATAGTTTAAAGGGTTCCTTACCTGATTTTCTGATGCAACTGCGGTCACTAAAAGTCTT AAATGTGGGGAAGAACAAACTTACAGGGTTAGTTCCAAGTGGACTCCTTGAGAGATCAAAAACAGGTTCACTATCGTTGAG TGTGGATGATAATCCTGAACTTTGTACGACGGAATCCTGCAAAAAGAAGAACATTGTTGTACCACTTGTTACATTGTTTTCAACATTAATTGTAATCCTTTTGATTTCTCTTGGATTTTGGATATATAGAAGACAAAAAG CTACATGGTCAAAATCTAAGAAAAAGGATTCAATGAAATCAAAGCATCAAACATTCAGTTACACTGAAATTCTCAATATTACTGATAACCTCAAAACTATTATTGGAGAAGGAGGATTTGGAAAAGTTTACATTGGCATTTTACAAGATCAGACCCAAGTAGCtgtaaaatttctttcaaaatcatcaaaGCAAGGTTATAAGGAATTTCAATCTGAG GCACAACTTCTAACGATTGTTCATCATAGAAGTTTGGTCTCTCTCGTTGGATATTGTGATGAAGGTGAAGTTAAAGCATTGATCTATGAATACATGGCTAATGGAAATCTCCTACAACACTTATTTG ATGGTAATACAAATATCTTGAAATGGAATGAGAGACTCAAAATTGCGGTTGATGCAGCACATG GATTGGAATATCTACATGATGGATGTAAACCACCGATTATGCATAGGGATTTGAAGCCTGCCAACATATTACTAGACGAGAATATGCATGCCAAGATAGCTGATTTTGGCCTAAGTAGAGCTTTTGGTAACGATATTGATTCTCATATATCCACCCGACCTGCTGGTACACCAGGTTATATTGATCCTAA ATATCAGAGAACaggaaacacaaataaaaaaaatgatatctaCAGCtttggaattattttatttgagttgATCACCGGTCGAAAAGCAGTAGCAAGAGCATCTGATGAATACATTCACATACTTCAATGGGTTATTCCCATAGTTGAAGGAGGAGATattcaaaatgttgttgatcCAAAGTTGGAGGGTGAATTTAACATCAATTCAGCATGGAAAGCTGTAGAGATTGCCATGTCATGCACATCATCAAATGAAGTTGAAAGACCAGACATTAGCCAAATATTGGCAGAGCTAAAGGAATGTCTATCTTTGGAGATGGTTCAGAGAAATAATGTAAGCACGAGAGCTAGAGATGAATTGGTTTCTATAGCTACTATATCAGAAACCACTATTTTAGCTAGATAA
- the LOC25500765 gene encoding receptor-like protein kinase At3g21340 produces the protein MPICLHADGNTNILKWNERLKIAVDAAHGLEYLHDGCKPPIMHRDLKPANILLDENMHAKIADFGLSRAFGNDIDSHISTRPAGTPGYIDPKYQRTGNTNKKNDIYSFGIILFELITGRKAVARASDEYIHILQWVIPIVEGGDIQNVVDPKLEGEFNINSAWKAVEIAMSCTSSNEVERPDMSQILGELKECLSFETVQINNVSTRARDELVSIATISETTILAR, from the exons ATGCCTATATGCTTGCATGCAGATGGTAATACAAATATCTTGAAATGGAATGAGAGACTCAAAATTGCGGTTGATGCAGCACATG GATTGGAATATCTACATGATGGATGTAAACCACCGATTATGCATAGGGATTTGAAGCCTGCCAACATATTACTAGACGAGAATATGCATGCCAAGATAGCTGATTTTGGCCTAAGTAGAGCTTTTGGTAACGATATTGATTCTCATATATCCACCCGACCTGCTGGTACACCAGGTTATATTGATCCTAA ATATCAGAGAACaggaaacacaaataaaaaaaatgatatctaCAGCtttggaattattttatttgagttgATCACCGGTCGAAAAGCAGTAGCAAGAGCATCTGATGAATACATTCACATACTTCAATGGGTTATTCCCATAGTTGAAGGAGGAGATattcaaaatgttgttgatcCAAAGTTGGAGGGTGAATTTAACATCAATTCAGCATGGAAAGCTGTAGAGATTGCCATGTCATGCACATCATCAAATGAAGTTGAAAGACCAGACATGAGTCAAATATTGGGAGAGTTAAAGGAATGTCTATCTTTTGAGACGGTTCAGATAAATAATGTAAGCACGAGAGCTAGAGATGAATTGGTTTCTATAGCTACTATATCAGAAACCACTATTTTAGCTAGATAA
- the LOC25500766 gene encoding glyoxylate/succinic semialdehyde reductase 1 — MEIGFLGLGIMGKAMSINLLRHGFKVTVWNRTLSKCDELVEHGASVGETPAAVVKKCKYTIAMLSDPAAALAVVFDKDGVLEQINGKGYIDMSTVDAETSIKISEAIKAKGGDFLEAPVSGSKKPAEDGQLVILAAGDKAFYDEALPAFDVLGKKSFFLGEVGNGAKMKLVVNMVMGSMMNAFSEGLTLAERSGLNPSTLLDVLDLGAISNGMFKLKGPTMLKNSYAPAFPLKHQQKDMRLALALGDENAVPMPVAAAANEAFKKARSLGLGDLDFSAVHETLK; from the exons ATGGAGATTGGATTTCTGGGTTTGGGAATAATGGGCAAAGCCATGTCAATTAACCTTCTACGCCATGGCTTCAAAGTCACTGTTTGGAACAGAACCCTCTCCAAG TGTGATGAACTCGTGGAACATGGTGCTTCAGTTGGAGAAACACCTGCAGCTGTAGTCAAGAAATGCAAATATACAATTGCAATGTTATCTGATCCTGCAGCTGCTTTGGCG GTTGTGTTTGATAAGGATGGTGTTCTCGAGCAAATTAATGGAAAAGGTTATATTGACATGTCAACAGTTGATGCTGAGACATCTATCAAGATATCCGAG GCAATCAAAGCAAAAGGTGGTGACTTCCTTGAAGCTCCTGTTTCGGGTAGCAAGAAGCCTGCAGAAGATGGTCAACTAGTTATACTTGCTGCCGGAGACAag GCATTCTATGATGAAGCACTTCCAGCATTTGATGTACTTGGAAAGAAATCTTTCTTTTTGGGTGAGGTTGGAAATGGAGCAAAAATGAAACTTGTTGTCAACATGGTAATGGGAAG TATGATGAATGCTTTCTCTGAGGGACTGACACTTGCTGAAAGAAGTGGCTTGAACCCTAGCACACTTCTTGATGTGCTG GATCTTGGGGCCATAAGTAACGGCATGTTTAAATTGAAAGGACCGACAATGCTTAAGAACAGTTACGCCCCTGCTTTTCCACTGAAACATCAGCAGAAGGACATGAGACTGGCTCTTGCCCTTGGAGATGAAAATGCTGTACCAATGCCTGTCGCAGCTGCAGCAAATGAG GCATTCAAGAAAGCCAGAAGCTTGGGATTAGGAGACCTTGATTTTTCAGCTGTCCATGAGACTTTGAAATAA
- the LOC25500767 gene encoding 60S ribosomal protein L5, with amino-acid sequence MVYVKAQKSKAYFKRYQVKFKRRREGKTDYRARIRLINQDKNKYNTPKYRFVVRFTNKDIVAQIVSASIAGDIVLAAAYSHELPHFGLKVGLTNYAAAYCTGLLLARRVLKTLEMDEEYEGNVEATGEDYSVEPAESRRPFRALLDVGLVKTTTGNRVFGALKGALDGGLDIPHSDKRFAGFDKEKKELDAEVHRKYIFGGHVSAYMKTLIEDEPEKYQTHFSEYIKKGIEADGLEELYKKVHAAIRADPTIKKSEKQPPKQHKRYNLKKLTYEERKAKLVSRLAALNAAVDDEDEDEDDDE; translated from the exons ATG GTTTATGTTAAGGCTCAGAAATCCAAGGCTTACTTCAAGCGTTACCAAGTCAAGTTCAAGAGAAGAAGAG AGGGGAAGACTGATTATCGTGCTCGTATTCGCCTGATTAACCAGGATAAGAACAAGTACAACACCCCCAAGTACCGATTTGTTGTCCGATTT ACCAACAAGGACATAGTGGCACAAATAGTGTCTGCTAGTATTGCTGGTGATATTGTTCTTGCTGCTGCATATTCTCATGAGCTGCCACACTTTGGTCTGAAAGTAGGCCTTACAAATTATGCTGCAG CTTATTGCACTGGACTCCTCTTGGCCCGTCGTGTTCTGAAGACACTTGAGATGGATGAGGAGTATGAGGGCAATGTTGAG GCTACTGGAGAGGATTATTCAGTTGAGCCAGCTGAGTCTAGGAGGCCGTTCCGTGCTCTCCTTGATGTTGGTCTTGTTAAGACCACCACTGGAAACCGTGTCTTTGGTGCCTTGAAG GGAGCCCTAGACGGTGGTTTGGATATTCCTCACAGTGACAAAAGGTTTGCTGGGTTTgacaaggagaagaaagagCTCGATGCTGAGGTTCACCGCAAGTATATTTTTGGGGGACATGTTTCTGCCTACATGAAG ACATTGATTGAGGATGAGCCTGAGAAATACCAGACTCACTTTAGTGAGTACATTAAGAAAGGAATCGAGGCAGATGGCCTTGAGGAGCTTTACAAGAAGGTTCATGCTGCAATTCGTGCAGATCCTACAATCAAGAAATCCGAGAAGCAGCCTCCAAAACAACACAAGAG GTATAATCTGAAGAAGCTTACCTATGAGGAGCGGAAAGCTAAGTTGGTTTCACGCTTGGCAGCTCTTAATGCTGCTGTTGATGATGAGGACGAGGACGAGGATGACGATGAGTGA
- the LOC25500769 gene encoding F-box/LRR-repeat protein 12 translates to MSLEKVDMEDLSKLGATSITHLPDDCLTIIFHGLDCRTDRESFGLTCRRWLRIQNFNRRTLQFECSFSILNPSSLSAKGLDVYTVHIHRLLRRFQHLESLSLCGCTELDDSGLTRLLSYGSNLQKLNLDCCLKVTNYGLSLVASGCPSLTTISLYRCLIITDEGLETLTTACLSLKCINLSYCSQISDKGLKALTQQCRQLQAINVSHCERISGVGFEGCSKSLVHVEAESCKLSLEGVVGIVSGGGIEHLDVSCLSWSPSGDPLRGIGFSSSLKILNFRMCRSVSDASIIAIAKGCTLLEEWNLALCHEVSISGWQAVGLYCQNLKRLHVNRCLNLTDNGLRALRDGCRSLSILYLNGCARVTPLALELFKSHRGDVCIKEEEVMCIKPYSPFR, encoded by the coding sequence ATGAGTCTTGAAAAGGTTGACATGGAAGATCTTTCCAAACTTGGCGCTACCTCCATCACGCACTTACCAGATGACTGCCTTACTATTATTTTTCATGGTTTAGATTGTCGTACTGATCGTGAATCATTTGGCTTGACTTGCCGCCGATGGCTCCGTATCCAAAATTTCAACCGTCGGACTCTGCAATTTGAGTGTTCATTTAGTATATTAAACCCTTCCTCTTTGTCTGCTAAGGGTCTTGATGTTTACACCGTCCATATTCATAGGTTGCTAAGGCGCTTTCAACATTTAGAGTCTTTATCTCTATGTGGTTGCACGGAGCTCGATGATTCAGGACTAACCCGTTTGCTAAGCTACGGTTCAAATTTACAAAAACTTAATCTGGATTGTTGTTTGAAAGTCACTAACTACGGGCTATCCCTAGTTGCTTCTGGTTGCCCCTCATTGACAACAATTAGTCTCTATCGGTGTCTTATCATTACTGATGAAGGATTAGAGACTTTAACCACTGCTTGCTTATCTTTGAAATGCATAAACCTGTCATACTGCTCACAAATATCTGACAAAGGGTTGAAAGCTCTTACTCAGCAGTGTCGCCAGCTTCAAGCTATTAACGTATCACACTGTGAGCGTATAAGTGGCGTTGGATTCGAAGGGTGTTCCAAATCTCTCGTACACGTAGAGGCCGAGTCTTGTAAACTTAGCCTAGAAGGGGTAGTCGGAATTGTTAGCGGTGGCGGAATAGAGCATCTAGATGTATCTTGCTTAAGTTGGTCACCTTCAGGAGATCCCTTGCGTGGAATAGGATTTTCCTCAAGCCTCAAAATCCTAAACTTTCGAATGTGTAGATCAGTTTCTGATGCTTCTATTATTGCAATAGCCAAGGGATGTACACTACTTGAAGAATGGAACTTAGCATTATGTCATGAGGTGAGTATATCTGGATGGCAAGCAGTGGGGTTATATTGCCAGAATTTGAAGAGACTGCATGTGAATCGATGCCTCAATCTTACTGATAATGGCTTGCGGGCGTTACGAGACGGTTGCAGAAGTCTCTCCATTTTGTACTTGAATGGTTGTGCTCGAGTGACACCTTTAGCATTAGAGTTATTCAAGTCTCATAGAGGCGATGTTTGCATAAAGGAAGAAGAGGTAATGTGCATAAAGCCTTACTCCCCATTCAGATGA